In Fusobacterium hwasookii, a single window of DNA contains:
- a CDS encoding tryptophanase, which translates to MKNIKWIFNEPLPMEMHKARIVQKINLLEPKKRLEAIKEAGFNTFLLKNHDIFLDMLTDSGVNAMSDKQQAAMLQADDSYAGSETFFRLEAAIQKMFGMRFFLPTHQGRACEHIISKALVNKGQAVLMNYHFTTSKAHVVLEGGFVEELITDEGLNLNSICKFKGNIDIDKLKDRIEKLGNKNISFVRMEAGTNLIGGQPFSLENFKEVSKICKLNNIPLVLDASLLSDNLHFIKTREENCKNITINEITLKLGELSDIIYFSARKLGSGRGGAICTSNEILFKKMQGFIPLFEGFLTYGGMSVREMEAIAVGLEETLDEDMISQGPIFIEFMGNELVKRGIPVVTPAGGLGCHINAMKFLEHLPQTKYPAGALAAALFIVSGARGMERGTISEQRDENGVEPLANMELLRLALPRRVFSLSHIMFVVDRLEWLFKNRNLIGGLEWSEEPNILRFFFGKLKAKGDWPEKLLEKFEQDFGDSF; encoded by the coding sequence ATGAAAAATATAAAATGGATATTCAATGAACCTTTACCAATGGAAATGCATAAAGCTAGAATAGTACAAAAAATTAACTTATTAGAACCTAAAAAAAGATTGGAAGCAATAAAAGAAGCTGGATTTAATACATTCCTATTAAAAAATCATGATATTTTTTTAGATATGTTAACTGATAGTGGTGTAAATGCTATGTCTGACAAGCAACAAGCAGCTATGTTACAAGCTGATGATAGTTATGCTGGTTCTGAAACATTTTTTAGATTAGAGGCAGCTATTCAAAAAATGTTTGGTATGAGATTTTTTCTTCCCACTCATCAAGGTAGAGCTTGTGAACATATTATTTCTAAGGCACTTGTTAATAAAGGGCAAGCGGTTCTTATGAACTACCATTTTACTACATCTAAAGCTCATGTTGTCTTAGAAGGTGGCTTTGTTGAAGAACTTATCACAGATGAAGGATTAAATCTTAACTCAATTTGTAAATTTAAAGGAAATATTGATATAGATAAATTAAAAGATAGAATAGAAAAATTAGGAAATAAAAATATTTCCTTTGTTAGAATGGAAGCAGGAACTAACTTGATTGGAGGTCAACCTTTCTCCTTAGAAAATTTTAAAGAAGTTAGTAAGATATGTAAATTAAATAATATTCCATTAGTATTAGATGCAAGTTTATTATCAGATAATTTACATTTTATTAAAACAAGAGAAGAAAATTGTAAAAATATAACTATCAATGAAATCACCCTAAAACTAGGTGAATTATCAGATATAATTTACTTTTCTGCAAGAAAGCTAGGCTCTGGAAGAGGAGGAGCTATATGCACTTCAAATGAAATTTTATTCAAAAAAATGCAAGGCTTTATTCCTCTTTTTGAAGGTTTTTTAACTTATGGTGGAATGTCTGTTCGTGAAATGGAAGCAATAGCAGTTGGACTTGAAGAAACATTAGATGAAGATATGATATCTCAAGGGCCTATATTTATAGAATTTATGGGTAATGAATTAGTAAAAAGAGGAATTCCAGTTGTAACTCCAGCAGGAGGACTAGGTTGTCATATCAATGCTATGAAATTTTTAGAACATCTTCCACAAACTAAATACCCAGCAGGAGCATTGGCAGCTGCATTATTTATTGTCAGTGGTGCTCGTGGAATGGAAAGGGGAACTATATCTGAGCAAAGAGATGAAAATGGAGTTGAACCATTAGCAAACATGGAATTGCTAAGACTTGCTCTACCAAGAAGAGTATTTTCACTTTCTCATATAATGTTTGTTGTAGATAGATTAGAATGGTTATTTAAAAATAGAAATCTTATAGGTGGGCTTGAATGGAGTGAAGAACCAAATATTTTAAGATTTTTCTTTGGTAAACTAAAGGCAAAAGGAGATTGGCCAGAAAAACTATTAGAAAAATTTGAACAAGATTTTGGAGATAGCTTTTAA
- a CDS encoding aminotransferase class I/II-fold pyridoxal phosphate-dependent enzyme: MSKLDQNKTPLFTVLKDEYVRRDILPFHVPGHKRGKGVDEEFYNFMGEAPFSIDVTIFKMVDGLHHPKSCIKEAQELVADAYGVKHSFFAVNGTSGAIQAMIMSVVKAGEKILVPRNVHKSVSAGIILSGSEPVYMNPEIDENLGIALGVKPQTVENMLKQDPDIAAVLIINPTYYGVATDIKKIADIVHSYDIPLIVDEAHGPHLHFHDELPISAVDAGADICTQSTHKILGAMTQMSLIHVNSDRVNVEKVKQILSLLHTTSPSYPLMASLDCARRQIATQGQELLTRTIELAKYFRREANRIPGIYCFGEELVGKEGFFAFDPTKITISAKELGLKGGELESLLVDDYNIQMELSDYYNTLGLVTIGDTEESINRLLDALRDISKRFFGKGKTLEKNFIKLPETPELVLMPREAFYSEKNKVPFKESVGKISGEMIMAYPPGIPIIIAGERISQDIIDHIEELKEADLHIQGMEDPELETINVIEEEDAVYLYTEKMKNVLIGVQTNLGVNKTGTEFGPDDLIQAYPDTFDEMELITVERQKEDFNDKKLKFKNTVLDTCEKIAKRVNEAVIDGYRPILIGGDHSISLGSVSGVSLEKEIGVLWISAHGDMNTPESTLTGNIHGMPLALLQGLGDRELVNCFYEGAKLDSRNIVIFGAREIEVEERKIIEKTGVKIVYYDDILRKGIDNVLDEVKDYLKVDNLHISIDMNVFDPEIAPGVSVPVRNGMSYDEMFKSLKFAFKNYSVTSADITEFNPLNDINGKTAELVDDIVQYMMNPDY; encoded by the coding sequence ATGTCTAAATTAGACCAAAATAAGACACCATTATTTACAGTATTAAAAGATGAATATGTGAGAAGAGATATACTTCCATTTCATGTTCCTGGACATAAAAGAGGAAAAGGGGTTGATGAAGAATTTTATAACTTCATGGGAGAGGCTCCTTTTTCAATAGATGTTACAATTTTTAAAATGGTTGATGGTTTACATCATCCAAAAAGTTGTATAAAAGAAGCTCAAGAACTAGTTGCAGATGCTTATGGGGTTAAACATAGTTTCTTTGCAGTAAATGGAACTTCTGGTGCTATACAAGCAATGATAATGTCAGTTGTAAAAGCAGGGGAGAAAATATTAGTGCCAAGAAATGTTCATAAATCAGTTTCTGCTGGAATTATTTTAAGTGGTTCTGAGCCTGTATATATGAATCCTGAAATTGATGAAAATTTAGGAATTGCCTTAGGCGTGAAACCACAAACTGTTGAAAATATGTTAAAACAAGATCCAGATATAGCAGCAGTTCTTATTATAAATCCAACTTATTATGGAGTAGCAACAGATATTAAAAAGATTGCTGATATAGTTCATAGCTATGATATACCTCTTATTGTAGATGAGGCTCATGGACCACATTTACACTTCCATGATGAGTTACCAATTTCAGCTGTTGATGCTGGTGCAGATATTTGTACTCAAAGTACACATAAAATTTTAGGTGCTATGACTCAAATGTCTCTTATTCATGTAAATTCTGATAGAGTTAATGTTGAAAAAGTAAAACAAATTTTAAGTTTACTTCATACAACTTCTCCATCATATCCATTGATGGCATCTCTTGATTGTGCTAGAAGACAAATAGCTACACAAGGACAAGAATTACTTACAAGAACTATTGAACTTGCTAAATATTTTAGAAGAGAAGCTAATAGAATTCCTGGAATTTATTGTTTTGGAGAAGAACTTGTCGGAAAAGAAGGTTTCTTTGCTTTTGATCCAACAAAAATTACAATATCAGCAAAAGAATTAGGACTAAAAGGTGGAGAACTTGAGAGCCTACTTGTAGATGATTACAATATCCAAATGGAATTATCAGACTACTATAATACTTTGGGACTTGTTACAATAGGAGATACAGAAGAAAGTATAAATAGACTACTTGATGCTTTAAGAGATATTAGTAAAAGATTTTTTGGAAAAGGGAAAACACTTGAAAAGAACTTCATAAAACTTCCTGAAACTCCTGAATTAGTATTAATGCCAAGAGAAGCTTTTTATAGTGAAAAGAATAAAGTTCCATTTAAAGAAAGTGTTGGAAAGATTTCTGGTGAAATGATAATGGCATATCCACCTGGTATCCCAATAATTATTGCTGGAGAAAGAATAAGCCAAGATATAATTGATCATATTGAAGAATTAAAAGAAGCTGATTTACACATTCAAGGTATGGAAGACCCAGAACTTGAAACTATAAATGTAATTGAAGAAGAAGATGCTGTTTACTTGTACACTGAAAAAATGAAAAATGTTCTTATTGGAGTACAAACAAATCTTGGAGTTAATAAAACAGGAACTGAATTTGGGCCTGATGATTTAATTCAAGCATATCCAGATACTTTTGATGAAATGGAATTAATTACTGTTGAAAGACAAAAAGAAGATTTCAATGATAAAAAATTAAAATTCAAAAATACAGTTTTAGATACTTGTGAAAAGATAGCTAAGAGAGTTAATGAAGCTGTAATTGATGGATATAGACCAATACTTATTGGAGGAGACCACTCAATTTCATTAGGAAGTGTGTCAGGTGTTTCATTAGAAAAAGAAATTGGAGTTCTTTGGATAAGTGCTCATGGAGATATGAACACTCCTGAAAGTACTCTTACAGGAAATATCCATGGAATGCCACTAGCTTTACTTCAAGGTTTAGGAGATAGAGAACTTGTAAACTGTTTCTATGAAGGTGCTAAACTTGATAGCAGAAATATAGTTATCTTTGGTGCAAGAGAAATTGAAGTTGAAGAAAGAAAAATTATTGAAAAAACTGGTGTAAAAATTGTTTATTATGATGATATTCTAAGAAAAGGTATAGACAATGTTTTAGATGAAGTAAAGGATTATCTAAAAGTTGATAACTTACATATTAGTATAGATATGAATGTATTTGACCCAGAAATTGCTCCTGGTGTATCTGTACCTGTTAGAAATGGAATGTCTTATGATGAAATGTTTAAATCATTGAAATTTGCATTTAAAAATTACTCAGTTACATCAGCAGATATTACAGAATTTAACCCTTTGAATGATATTAATGGAAAAACAGCTGAACTTGTTGATGACATAGTTCAATATATGATGAATCCAGACTATTAA
- the gmhA gene encoding D-sedoheptulose 7-phosphate isomerase, giving the protein MNLISSYKTEFELLRKFIEEEEERKETEKVAKKLADIFTKGKKVLICGNGGSNCDAMHFIEEFTGRFRKERRALPAISISDPSHITCVANDYGFEYIFSKGVEAYGQEGDMFIGISTSGNSPNVIKAVEQAKAQGLVTVGLLGKDGGKLKGMCDYEFIIPGKTSDRVQEIHMMILHIIIEGVERIMFPENYIGE; this is encoded by the coding sequence ATGAATTTAATATCTTCATATAAGACAGAATTTGAGTTATTAAGAAAATTTATTGAAGAAGAAGAAGAAAGAAAAGAAACTGAAAAAGTTGCTAAAAAATTGGCAGACATCTTTACAAAAGGAAAAAAAGTTTTAATTTGTGGAAATGGTGGAAGTAACTGTGATGCTATGCACTTTATTGAAGAGTTTACAGGAAGATTTAGAAAAGAAAGAAGAGCATTGCCTGCAATCTCTATATCAGATCCATCTCATATAACTTGTGTTGCTAATGACTATGGCTTTGAATATATTTTTTCAAAAGGTGTTGAAGCCTATGGACAAGAAGGGGATATGTTTATTGGAATATCAACAAGTGGAAATTCTCCTAATGTTATAAAGGCAGTTGAACAAGCAAAAGCACAAGGACTTGTAACAGTTGGACTTCTTGGAAAAGATGGTGGAAAGCTTAAAGGTATGTGTGATTATGAGTTTATAATACCTGGAAAAACATCAGATAGAGTTCAAGAAATTCATATGATGATACTTCATATAATAATTGAAGGTGTAGAGAGAATAATGTTCCCGGAAAACTATATTGGAGAATAG
- a CDS encoding LysR family transcriptional regulator: protein MDLHYLEIFYEVAKAKSFTKAAEKLFINQSAVSIQVKKFEDILKVKLFDRSSKKIKLTYIGETLYKMAEDIFEKVKRAEKEISRVIEVDRARISIGASSIIAEPLLPSLMKSFASSHEEIEYNVTISNKEHLLKLLKEGELDVIIIDSEHIIDPNLEIISIEKCPYVLISSQNYSNMEDIEKDAIITRNTIQNNNKAIELIEDKYGISFNTKINVLGNLEVIKGMVREGVGNVILPYYAVYKDIKKGDFKVIAKIDEIKDGYELIITKDKKDLSQITKFINVVKSHKIVMDSSRH from the coding sequence TTGGATCTGCACTATTTAGAAATATTTTATGAAGTTGCAAAGGCTAAAAGTTTTACAAAAGCTGCTGAAAAACTTTTTATAAATCAGTCAGCTGTTTCTATTCAAGTAAAGAAATTTGAAGATATATTAAAAGTAAAACTATTTGATAGAAGTTCAAAAAAAATTAAGCTTACTTATATAGGTGAAACTTTATATAAGATGGCAGAAGATATTTTTGAGAAAGTAAAAAGAGCAGAAAAAGAAATTTCAAGAGTAATAGAAGTTGATAGAGCAAGAATTTCAATAGGGGCATCTTCTATTATTGCTGAGCCTTTACTACCTTCTCTTATGAAGAGTTTTGCTTCATCTCATGAAGAAATTGAATATAATGTGACTATATCAAATAAAGAACATCTATTAAAACTTTTAAAAGAAGGAGAACTAGATGTAATAATAATTGATAGTGAACATATAATTGATCCTAATTTAGAAATAATCTCAATAGAAAAATGCCCTTATGTTTTAATTAGTTCACAAAATTATTCTAATATGGAAGATATAGAAAAAGATGCTATTATTACAAGAAATACAATACAAAATAATAATAAAGCTATTGAACTAATTGAGGATAAATATGGAATAAGTTTTAATACTAAAATTAATGTACTTGGTAACCTAGAAGTTATAAAAGGTATGGTAAGAGAAGGAGTTGGAAATGTTATACTTCCTTATTATGCAGTTTATAAAGATATCAAAAAAGGAGATTTCAAGGTTATTGCTAAAATTGATGAAATTAAAGATGGTTATGAGCTTATTATAACTAAGGATAAAAAAGATTTATCACAAATAACTAAATTTATAAATGTAGTAAAAAGCCATAAAATTGTTATGGACTCGTCAAGACACTAA